The following proteins come from a genomic window of Enterobacter chengduensis:
- the mscL gene encoding large-conductance mechanosensitive channel protein MscL, with translation MSFIKEFREFAMRGNVVDLAVGVIIGAAFGKIVSSLVADIIMPPLGLLIGGIDFKQFAFTLREAQGDVPAVVMHYGVFIQNVFDFVIVAFAIFMAIKLINRLNRKKEEPAAAPAPTKEEVLLSEIRDLLKEQNNRV, from the coding sequence ATGAGTTTTATTAAAGAATTTCGCGAATTTGCGATGCGCGGAAACGTGGTGGATTTAGCGGTTGGTGTCATTATCGGTGCAGCATTCGGCAAGATTGTTTCATCTTTAGTGGCCGACATTATCATGCCACCTTTAGGATTGTTAATCGGGGGCATTGATTTCAAACAATTCGCTTTCACGCTGCGTGAAGCGCAGGGCGATGTTCCGGCAGTCGTTATGCACTACGGCGTATTTATTCAGAACGTATTCGATTTCGTGATTGTCGCATTTGCCATTTTCATGGCTATCAAGCTGATCAACAGGCTCAACCGTAAAAAAGAAGAGCCGGCTGCAGCACCTGCACCTACGAAAGAAGAAGTGCTGCTGAGTGAAATCCGCGATCTGTTAAAAGAGCAGAATAACCGCGTTTGA
- a CDS encoding DNA-directed RNA polymerase subunit alpha, whose protein sequence is MQGSVTEFLKPRLVDIEQVSSTHAKVTLEPLERGFGHTLGNALRRILLSSMPGCAVTEVEIDGVLHEYSTKEGVQEDILEILLNLKGLAVRVQGKDEVILTLNKSGIGPVTAADITHDGDVEIVKPQHVICHLTDENAAISMRIKVQRGRGYVPASARIHSEEDERPIGRLLVDACYSPVERIAYNVEAARVEQRTDLDKLVIEMETNGTIDPEEAIRRAATILAEQLEAFVDLRDVRQPEVKEEKPEFDPILLRPVDDLELTVRSANCLKAEAIHYIGDLVQRTEVELLKTPNLGKKSLTEIKDVLASRGLSLGMRLENWPPASIADE, encoded by the coding sequence ATGCAGGGTTCTGTGACAGAGTTTCTAAAACCGCGCCTGGTAGATATCGAGCAAGTGAGTTCGACGCACGCCAAGGTGACCCTTGAGCCTTTAGAGCGTGGCTTTGGCCATACTCTGGGTAACGCACTGCGCCGTATTCTGCTCTCATCGATGCCGGGTTGCGCGGTGACCGAGGTTGAGATTGATGGTGTACTTCATGAGTACAGCACCAAAGAAGGCGTTCAGGAAGATATCCTTGAAATCCTGCTCAACCTGAAAGGGCTGGCGGTGAGAGTTCAGGGTAAAGATGAAGTTATTCTTACTCTGAATAAATCTGGCATTGGCCCTGTGACTGCAGCCGACATCACCCACGACGGTGATGTTGAAATCGTCAAGCCGCAGCACGTGATCTGCCACCTGACCGATGAGAACGCAGCGATTAGCATGCGTATCAAAGTTCAGCGCGGTCGTGGTTATGTGCCGGCTTCTGCCCGAATTCATTCGGAAGAAGATGAGCGCCCAATCGGCCGTCTGCTGGTCGACGCATGCTACAGCCCTGTAGAGCGTATTGCCTACAATGTTGAAGCAGCGCGTGTAGAACAGCGTACCGACCTGGACAAGCTGGTCATCGAAATGGAAACCAACGGCACAATCGATCCTGAAGAGGCGATTCGTCGTGCGGCAACCATCCTGGCAGAACAACTGGAAGCTTTCGTTGACTTACGTGATGTACGTCAGCCGGAAGTGAAAGAAGAGAAACCAGAATTCGATCCGATCCTGCTGCGCCCTGTTGACGATCTCGAATTGACTGTCCGCTCTGCTAACTGCCTCAAGGCAGAAGCTATCCACTATATCGGTGATCTGGTACAGCGTACCGAGGTTGAGTTGCTGAAAACGCCGAACCTGGGTAAAAAATCTCTTACCGAGATTAAAGACGTGCTGGCTTCACGTGGTCTGTCTCTGGGCATGCGCCTGGAAAACTGGCCACCGGCAAGCATTGCTGACGAGTAA
- the dprA gene encoding DNA-protecting protein DprA: protein MTSIEIWLRLIHTGSLCGDVMMEAAGRLEMQENIDALAARSAGLTAKQAERFFAPDENELERSLMWLEQPGNHLLTANHPLYPPLLRTIPDYPGALFLKGNPETLNTIQLAVVGSRAPSWYGERWGKILCEQLSQSGFTITSGLACGIDGVAHNAALSVKGRSVAVLGNGLFSIYPRRHQALAMRLVESGGAVVSEFPLSAQPRPANFPRRNRIISGLSKGVLVVEAALRSGSLVTARCALEQGREVFALPGPIGNPGCEGPHWLIKQGATPVTEIGDILENLQYGLQWLQEDPEKRQYSSDQGKVALPFPWLLANVGDEVTPVDVVAERAGQPVPVTVAQLLELELAGWIAAVPGGYVRLRRACHVRRTDVFV, encoded by the coding sequence ATGACGTCAATCGAGATATGGCTACGACTAATACACACGGGGTCTCTGTGCGGTGATGTAATGATGGAAGCAGCCGGACGGCTAGAGATGCAGGAAAACATCGACGCGCTCGCCGCCAGAAGCGCCGGGTTGACGGCAAAACAGGCTGAACGGTTCTTTGCGCCAGATGAGAACGAGCTAGAACGTAGCCTGATGTGGCTTGAGCAGCCGGGAAATCACTTATTGACGGCCAACCATCCACTTTATCCCCCTTTACTCCGAACGATTCCGGATTACCCCGGGGCATTATTCCTGAAAGGTAATCCTGAGACGCTTAATACCATTCAGCTGGCGGTGGTAGGCAGCCGTGCCCCGTCATGGTACGGCGAGCGATGGGGGAAAATCCTGTGCGAACAGCTGTCACAAAGCGGTTTCACGATCACCAGCGGGCTGGCCTGCGGTATTGACGGCGTGGCCCACAACGCGGCGCTGTCGGTTAAAGGACGAAGCGTCGCGGTGCTGGGGAACGGTCTGTTTAGCATATATCCTCGCCGACATCAGGCATTAGCGATGCGGCTTGTCGAATCTGGCGGTGCAGTTGTGTCTGAGTTTCCTCTTTCCGCTCAGCCCAGGCCCGCAAACTTTCCGCGTCGCAATCGCATCATCAGCGGGCTTAGCAAAGGCGTACTGGTGGTTGAGGCGGCGCTGAGAAGCGGTTCGCTGGTCACGGCGCGGTGTGCGCTCGAACAGGGGAGAGAAGTCTTTGCCTTGCCTGGTCCGATAGGTAATCCCGGATGCGAGGGGCCCCATTGGCTGATTAAGCAAGGGGCAACCCCGGTAACGGAAATAGGGGATATTCTTGAAAATTTGCAATATGGGCTGCAATGGCTGCAGGAAGATCCCGAAAAGCGACAATATTCATCAGATCAGGGAAAGGTGGCATTGCCATTTCCCTGGCTCCTGGCTAACGTAGGAGATGAGGTAACACCTGTTGACGTTGTCGCTGAACGTGCCGGCCAACCTGTGCCAGTAACGGTAGCACAGCTACTCGAACTGGAGTTAGCAGGGTGGATCGCAGCTGTACCCGGCGGCTATGTCCGATTAAGGAGGGCATGCCATGTTCGACGTACTGATGTATTTGTTTGA
- the rpsD gene encoding 30S ribosomal protein S4, with amino-acid sequence MARYLGPKLKLSRREGTDLFLKSGVRAIDTKCKIEQAPGQHGARKPRLSDYGVQLREKQKVRRMYGVLERQFRNYYKEAARLKGNTGENLLALLEGRLDNVVYRMGFGATRAESRQLVSHKAIMVNGRVVNIASYQVKANDVVSIREKAKKQSRVKAALELAEQREKPTWLEVDAGKMEGTFKRQPERSDLSADINEHLIVELYSK; translated from the coding sequence ATGGCAAGATATTTGGGTCCTAAGCTCAAGCTGAGCCGTCGTGAGGGCACCGACTTATTCCTTAAGTCTGGCGTTCGCGCGATCGATACCAAGTGTAAAATTGAACAAGCTCCTGGCCAGCACGGTGCGCGTAAACCGCGTCTGTCTGACTATGGTGTGCAGTTGCGTGAAAAGCAAAAAGTTCGCCGTATGTACGGTGTGCTGGAGCGTCAGTTCCGTAACTACTATAAAGAAGCAGCACGTCTGAAAGGCAACACGGGTGAAAACCTGCTGGCTCTGCTGGAAGGTCGTCTGGACAACGTTGTATACCGTATGGGCTTCGGCGCTACTCGTGCTGAATCACGTCAGCTGGTTAGCCACAAAGCAATCATGGTAAACGGTCGTGTTGTTAACATCGCTTCTTATCAGGTTAAAGCGAATGACGTTGTTAGCATTCGTGAGAAAGCGAAAAAGCAATCTCGCGTGAAGGCCGCTCTGGAGCTGGCTGAGCAGCGTGAAAAGCCAACCTGGCTGGAAGTTGATGCTGGCAAGATGGAAGGTACGTTCAAGCGTCAGCCAGAACGTTCTGATCTGTCTGCGGACATTAACGAACACCTGATCGTCGAGCTTTACTCCAAGTAA
- a CDS encoding alternative ribosome-rescue factor A: MSRYQHTKGQIKDNAIEALLHDPLFRQRVEKNKKGKGSYLRKDKHEKRGNWEASGKQANRLFTTGLPAFIW; the protein is encoded by the coding sequence ATGAGCCGCTATCAGCACACGAAAGGACAAATAAAGGACAATGCCATTGAGGCGTTACTTCACGACCCGTTATTCAGACAGCGCGTTGAGAAGAATAAAAAAGGGAAAGGAAGTTATCTGCGTAAAGACAAACATGAAAAACGGGGTAACTGGGAGGCCAGTGGCAAGCAAGCGAATCGCTTATTTACCACTGGCCTTCCTGCTTTTATCTGGTGA
- the zntR gene encoding Zn(2+)-responsive transcriptional regulator has translation MYRIGELAKLANVTPDTIRYYEKQQMIDHEVRTEGGFRLYTDNDLQRLRFIRYARQLGFTLDSIRELLSIRIDPEHHTCQESKSIVQARLDEVEARIQELQTMQRSLQRLNDACCGTAHSSIYCSILEALEQGASGEKQGC, from the coding sequence ATGTACCGTATTGGTGAACTTGCGAAGCTCGCGAACGTCACGCCGGATACCATCCGGTATTACGAAAAGCAGCAGATGATCGATCATGAAGTGCGCACTGAAGGCGGTTTTCGCCTTTACACCGATAACGATCTGCAGCGGCTGCGGTTTATACGTTACGCGCGTCAGCTCGGCTTCACGCTGGATTCGATCCGCGAATTGCTGTCGATCCGCATCGATCCGGAACATCACACCTGCCAGGAATCTAAAAGCATTGTGCAGGCGAGGCTGGATGAGGTTGAAGCGCGCATTCAGGAGCTGCAAACCATGCAGCGCTCTCTGCAAAGACTGAATGATGCCTGCTGCGGTACGGCCCACAGCAGTATCTACTGTTCAATTCTCGAAGCCCTTGAACAAGGAGCGAGTGGAGAAAAACAGGGCTGTTGA
- a CDS encoding DUF1992 domain-containing protein: MWLLDQWAERHIRDAQQKGEFDDLPGCGEPLVLEDDSHIAPELRAGYRLLKNAGCLPPELEQRREAIELADLLKGIRQDDPRHSEFSRRLALIELKLRQAGMNTEFLHGEYGGRLMQKINEE; encoded by the coding sequence ATGTGGTTGCTTGACCAGTGGGCAGAACGCCATATTCGCGATGCCCAACAAAAAGGTGAATTCGACGATCTTCCGGGTTGCGGAGAACCCCTTGTGCTTGAAGATGACTCACACATTGCGCCTGAACTGCGGGCTGGATACCGTTTACTGAAAAATGCAGGCTGTCTTCCTCCGGAGCTTGAGCAGCGTAGAGAGGCTATTGAACTGGCCGATCTGCTTAAAGGGATCCGGCAGGACGATCCACGACATTCTGAATTTAGTCGACGTCTCGCCCTGATTGAACTTAAGCTGCGTCAGGCAGGCATGAACACTGAGTTTCTGCACGGTGAATACGGTGGAAGATTGATGCAGAAAATAAATGAGGAGTAG
- a CDS encoding DNA topoisomerase family protein, which translates to MAKSALFTVHKNEPCPQCGAELVIRSGKHGPFLGCSQYPECDYVRPLKSQADGHIVKILEGQYCPLCGGELALRQGRFGMFIGCSRYPECGHTEQIDKPDETAISCPQCQRGQLVQRRSRYGKTFHSCDRYPECQFVINFKPVAGTCPHCNYPLLIEKKTAQGLKRFCASKQCGKPVTADQNSE; encoded by the coding sequence ATGGCCAAATCAGCACTATTCACGGTGCATAAAAATGAGCCCTGCCCGCAGTGCGGGGCTGAACTTGTTATTCGGTCCGGGAAACACGGCCCGTTTCTCGGTTGTTCACAGTATCCGGAATGTGATTATGTCCGTCCCCTGAAAAGCCAGGCGGATGGACATATCGTTAAAATTCTGGAGGGCCAATATTGTCCACTCTGCGGCGGCGAACTCGCGCTACGCCAGGGGCGTTTCGGGATGTTTATTGGATGTAGCCGCTACCCGGAATGTGGGCATACGGAACAAATTGATAAGCCTGATGAAACGGCAATTTCCTGTCCTCAGTGTCAGCGCGGTCAGCTGGTACAGCGCCGCTCCCGTTATGGTAAGACCTTCCATTCGTGCGATCGCTATCCTGAATGCCAGTTCGTGATCAATTTTAAACCGGTAGCGGGTACCTGCCCTCATTGTAATTATCCGCTACTCATAGAGAAGAAAACCGCGCAAGGCTTGAAACGCTTCTGCGCCAGTAAACAATGTGGAAAGCCGGTTACGGCGGATCAAAATAGTGAATAA
- the rsmB gene encoding 16S rRNA (cytosine(967)-C(5))-methyltransferase RsmB: MKKQNLRSMAAQAVEQVIEQGQSLSNVLPSLQQKVSDKDKALLQELCFGVLRTLSQLEWLINKLMSRPMTGKQRTVHYLIMVGFYQLLHTRIPPHAALAETVEGAVAIKRPQLKGLINGVLRQFQRQQEELLAEFAQSEARFLHPDWLLKRLKKAYPQQWQEIADANNQRPPMWLRVNRNHHSRDAWLALLEEAGMSGFPHEAYPDAVRLASPAPVHALPGFDEGWVTVQDASAQGCMTWLEPKNGEQILDLCAAPGGKTTHILEVAPQASVMAVDVDEQRLSRVYDNLKRLGMKAQVKQGDGRKPAEWCGETQFDRILLDAPCSATGVIRRHPDIKWLRRDRDIKELAQLQSDILNAIWPHLKTGGTLVYATCSILPEENSQQIAAFLKRTPDATLRDTGTPESPGLQNLPGAEEGDGFFYAKLIKE; the protein is encoded by the coding sequence ATGAAAAAACAAAATCTACGCAGTATGGCGGCTCAGGCCGTTGAGCAGGTTATCGAGCAGGGCCAGTCATTAAGTAACGTTCTGCCTTCCCTGCAACAAAAAGTCTCTGATAAAGACAAAGCCCTGCTTCAGGAGCTCTGCTTTGGCGTTCTGCGCACGCTTTCTCAGCTTGAGTGGTTGATTAACAAGCTGATGTCACGCCCAATGACTGGCAAGCAGCGCACCGTACACTATTTGATTATGGTGGGCTTTTATCAGCTTCTTCATACCCGCATCCCACCTCATGCCGCGCTGGCAGAGACGGTGGAAGGTGCCGTTGCGATTAAACGCCCTCAGCTGAAAGGGCTGATCAACGGCGTACTGCGTCAGTTCCAGAGGCAGCAGGAAGAGCTTCTGGCTGAATTTGCCCAAAGCGAGGCACGTTTCCTGCACCCGGACTGGCTGTTGAAGCGCCTGAAAAAAGCTTATCCACAGCAGTGGCAGGAGATTGCCGATGCCAACAATCAGCGTCCGCCAATGTGGTTGCGTGTAAATCGTAATCACCACTCTCGTGACGCATGGCTGGCATTACTGGAAGAGGCTGGAATGAGCGGATTCCCGCATGAAGCCTATCCGGATGCTGTACGCTTAGCTTCACCGGCACCGGTACATGCTTTACCCGGTTTTGATGAAGGCTGGGTGACCGTACAGGATGCCTCCGCTCAGGGCTGCATGACCTGGCTTGAACCTAAAAACGGTGAGCAGATCCTCGATCTGTGCGCTGCGCCCGGGGGCAAAACAACGCATATTCTTGAAGTGGCTCCGCAGGCCAGCGTGATGGCGGTGGACGTCGATGAACAGCGTCTTTCACGCGTCTACGACAACCTCAAGCGTCTGGGCATGAAGGCTCAGGTTAAGCAAGGTGATGGTCGTAAACCCGCCGAATGGTGTGGTGAAACACAATTCGATCGCATTTTGCTGGACGCCCCCTGCTCTGCAACCGGTGTTATTCGCCGTCATCCGGACATCAAATGGCTGCGCCGCGATCGTGATATTAAGGAACTCGCCCAGCTGCAATCCGACATACTCAACGCTATCTGGCCGCATCTTAAAACGGGCGGAACGTTGGTCTATGCAACCTGCTCCATACTGCCGGAAGAAAACAGCCAGCAAATCGCGGCCTTCCTTAAACGTACCCCGGACGCCACGCTGCGCGATACGGGAACGCCTGAATCCCCGGGTCTGCAGAACCTGCCGGGTGCAGAAGAGGGTGATGGCTTCTTTTACGCTAAGCTAATCAAAGAGTGA
- the smg gene encoding DUF494 family protein Smg: MFDVLMYLFETYIHNEAEMRVDQDKLTQDLTDAGFEREDIYNALMWLEKLADYQEGLAEPMQLASDPLSVRIYTAEECERLDASCRGFILFLEQIQVLNLETREMVIERVMALDTAEFELEDLKWVILMVLFNIPGCENAYQQMEELLFEVNEGMLH, from the coding sequence ATGTTCGACGTACTGATGTATTTGTTTGAGACTTACATCCATAACGAAGCAGAAATGCGAGTGGATCAGGACAAATTGACACAGGATCTTACCGATGCGGGGTTTGAGCGGGAAGATATCTATAATGCGTTGATGTGGCTGGAAAAACTGGCTGATTATCAGGAAGGCCTCGCCGAACCGATGCAGCTTGCTTCTGACCCATTGTCAGTACGCATTTATACCGCAGAAGAGTGTGAAAGGCTGGACGCCAGCTGCCGGGGATTCATCTTATTCCTTGAGCAGATTCAGGTGCTGAACCTCGAAACGAGAGAAATGGTGATAGAGCGCGTTATGGCGCTGGATACAGCAGAATTTGAACTGGAAGATCTGAAATGGGTGATTCTGATGGTTCTGTTTAATATCCCGGGCTGTGAAAACGCCTATCAGCAAATGGAAGAATTACTCTTTGAAGTGAATGAAGGTATGCTGCACTAA
- the trkA gene encoding Trk system potassium transporter TrkA yields MKIIILGAGQVGGTLAENLVGENNDITIVDTNGDRLRVLQDKFDLRVVQGHGSHPRVLREAGADDADMLVAVTSSDETNMVACQVAYSLFNTPNRIARIRSPDYVRDAEKLFNSEAVPIDHLIAPEQLVIDNIYRLIEYPGALQVVNFAEGKVSLAVVKAYYGGPLIGNALSTMREHMPHIDTRVAAIFRHDRPIRPQGSTIVEAGDEVFFIAASQHIRAVMSELQRLEKPYKRIMLVGGGNIGAGLAHRLEKDYSVKLIERDQQRAAELAEKLQNTIVFYGDASDQELLAEEHIDQVDLFIAVTNDDEANIMSAMLAKRMGAKKVMVLIQRKAYVDLVQGSVIDIAISPQQATISALLSHVRKADIVGVSSLRRGVAEAIEAVAHGDETTSRVVGRSIDEIKLPPGTIIGAVVRGNDVMIANDNLRIEQGDHVIMFLTDKKFITDVERLFQPSPFFL; encoded by the coding sequence ATGAAGATTATCATTCTGGGTGCAGGACAGGTTGGCGGAACGCTGGCGGAAAACCTGGTTGGCGAAAACAACGACATCACAATCGTTGATACCAACGGCGATCGCCTGCGCGTCTTGCAGGACAAGTTTGACCTGCGCGTCGTGCAGGGTCATGGTTCACACCCACGCGTTCTTCGTGAGGCGGGTGCCGACGATGCCGACATGCTGGTTGCGGTAACCAGTTCTGACGAAACCAATATGGTGGCCTGCCAGGTGGCCTACTCACTTTTCAACACGCCAAACCGAATCGCACGTATTCGCTCTCCGGACTACGTTCGCGACGCTGAGAAACTCTTTAATTCTGAAGCGGTCCCGATTGACCATCTCATCGCGCCAGAACAGCTGGTTATCGACAATATCTATCGCCTGATCGAATATCCGGGCGCCCTGCAGGTAGTGAACTTTGCCGAGGGCAAAGTGAGCCTGGCAGTGGTGAAGGCCTATTATGGCGGACCATTGATCGGCAATGCGCTTTCCACCATGCGTGAGCACATGCCGCATATCGATACGCGCGTCGCCGCCATATTCCGTCACGACAGGCCAATTCGCCCGCAAGGCTCCACGATTGTCGAAGCAGGTGATGAGGTGTTCTTTATTGCGGCCTCACAGCATATTCGTGCGGTGATGAGTGAACTTCAGCGTCTCGAAAAACCCTATAAACGCATTATGCTGGTCGGCGGTGGCAATATTGGGGCAGGCCTGGCACATAGGTTGGAAAAAGATTATAGCGTGAAATTGATCGAACGCGATCAGCAGCGCGCTGCCGAGCTGGCGGAAAAACTGCAAAATACGATCGTATTTTATGGCGATGCGTCGGATCAGGAGCTGCTGGCTGAAGAGCATATTGATCAAGTTGATCTCTTTATTGCCGTCACCAACGACGACGAGGCGAATATAATGTCCGCCATGCTCGCCAAGCGTATGGGGGCAAAAAAGGTCATGGTGCTTATCCAGCGCAAGGCGTATGTCGATCTGGTCCAGGGCAGCGTGATTGATATTGCCATTTCGCCGCAGCAGGCGACAATTTCTGCGCTCCTGAGCCATGTTCGTAAAGCAGATATTGTCGGAGTGTCATCGCTCCGCCGCGGTGTCGCAGAAGCCATTGAAGCTGTTGCTCACGGAGATGAAACCACGTCACGCGTCGTGGGTCGTTCGATCGACGAAATTAAGCTGCCACCAGGCACGATTATCGGTGCCGTTGTGCGCGGGAATGACGTCATGATTGCCAATGACAATTTACGAATTGAGCAAGGCGATCACGTTATTATGTTCCTTACCGATAAAAAATTTATTACCGACGTCGAGCGTTTATTCCAGCCCAGTCCATTCTTCCTTTAA
- the rplQ gene encoding 50S ribosomal protein L17, which translates to MRHRKSGRQLNRNSSHRQAMFRNMAGSLVRHEIIKTTLPKAKELRRVVEPLITLAKTDSVANRRLAFARTRDNEIVAKLFNELGPRFASRAGGYTRILKCGFRAGDNAPMAYIELVDRSEKAEAAAE; encoded by the coding sequence ATGCGCCATCGTAAGAGTGGTCGTCAACTGAACCGCAACAGCAGCCATCGCCAGGCTATGTTCCGCAACATGGCAGGTTCACTGGTTCGTCATGAGATCATCAAGACGACCCTGCCTAAAGCGAAAGAGCTGCGTCGCGTAGTTGAGCCGCTGATTACTCTTGCCAAGACTGACAGCGTTGCTAATCGTCGTCTGGCATTCGCCCGTACTCGTGATAACGAGATCGTGGCAAAACTGTTTAACGAACTGGGCCCGCGTTTCGCGAGCCGTGCCGGTGGTTACACTCGCATTCTGAAGTGTGGTTTCCGTGCAGGCGACAACGCGCCGATGGCTTACATCGAGCTGGTTGATCGTTCAGAGAAAGCAGAAGCTGCTGCAGAGTAA
- the fmt gene encoding methionyl-tRNA formyltransferase gives MSKSLRIIFAGTPDFAARHLDALLSSGHQVVGVFTQPDRPAGRGKKLMPSPVKVLAEEHGLPVFQPASLRPQENQQLVADLNADVMVVVAYGLILPKAVLDMPRLGCINVHGSLLPRWRGAAPIQRSLWAGDAETGVTIMKMDVGLDTGDMLYKLACPITSEDTSATLYDKLADLGPQGLIETLQQLADNTAKPEVQDEAQVTYAEKLSKEEARIDWSLSAAQLERCIRAFNPWPMSWMEIDEQPVKVWKASVISGTTAAEPGTIIDASRNGIQVATAEGILNLESLQPAGKKAMSAQDLLNSRREWFIPGNRLA, from the coding sequence GTGTCTAAATCACTACGAATTATCTTCGCGGGAACCCCTGATTTTGCAGCGCGTCATCTTGACGCGCTGTTATCTTCTGGTCACCAGGTTGTGGGCGTCTTTACCCAGCCGGACCGCCCGGCAGGCCGCGGTAAAAAGCTGATGCCGAGCCCGGTAAAGGTGCTGGCAGAAGAGCATGGACTCCCCGTTTTCCAGCCCGCATCGTTACGCCCGCAGGAAAATCAGCAGCTGGTTGCTGACCTGAATGCCGACGTAATGGTGGTAGTGGCTTACGGTTTAATTCTGCCAAAAGCTGTGCTTGATATGCCTCGCCTGGGGTGCATCAACGTACATGGTTCTCTGCTCCCGCGCTGGCGTGGTGCCGCACCTATCCAGCGCTCGCTGTGGGCAGGCGATGCCGAAACGGGCGTTACCATCATGAAGATGGACGTAGGTTTAGACACCGGCGATATGCTGTATAAGCTGGCTTGTCCCATTACGTCAGAAGACACCAGCGCCACGCTGTATGACAAGCTGGCAGACCTTGGCCCACAAGGGCTTATCGAGACGCTCCAGCAGCTTGCTGACAATACGGCGAAGCCGGAAGTTCAGGATGAAGCACAGGTCACATATGCCGAAAAGCTGAGCAAAGAGGAAGCGCGGATCGACTGGTCCCTGTCAGCCGCTCAGCTTGAGCGCTGCATTCGCGCTTTTAATCCATGGCCAATGAGCTGGATGGAGATTGACGAGCAGCCGGTGAAAGTCTGGAAAGCCTCCGTCATTAGCGGTACGACTGCGGCTGAACCCGGTACGATTATTGACGCCAGCAGGAATGGTATCCAGGTCGCGACAGCAGAAGGCATCCTGAATCTTGAATCGCTACAGCCGGCCGGTAAGAAGGCCATGAGCGCTCAGGATTTGTTAAATTCCCGTCGCGAATGGTTTATTCCGGGCAATCGTCTTGCCTGA
- the def gene encoding peptide deformylase, with translation MAVLQVLHIPDERLRIVAEPVKEVNAEIQRIVDDMFDTMYAEEGIGLAATQVDIHKRIIVIDVSENRDGRLVLINPELLEKSGETGIEEGCLSIPEQRALVPRAEKVKIRALDRDGNPFELEADDLLAICIQHEMDHLVGKLFIDYLSPLKQQRIRQKVEKLDRLRSRA, from the coding sequence ATGGCAGTTTTGCAAGTGTTACATATTCCGGACGAGCGCCTTCGCATCGTCGCTGAACCGGTCAAAGAAGTGAATGCAGAAATCCAGCGTATCGTTGATGATATGTTCGATACCATGTATGCCGAAGAAGGCATTGGCCTGGCGGCGACGCAGGTGGACATTCACAAGCGTATTATCGTGATTGATGTTTCTGAAAATCGCGATGGTCGTCTGGTGCTGATTAACCCTGAGTTGCTCGAAAAGAGCGGCGAAACCGGTATTGAGGAAGGCTGTCTGTCCATCCCTGAACAGCGTGCTTTAGTGCCGCGCGCCGAAAAGGTGAAAATTCGCGCTCTGGATCGCGACGGTAATCCGTTCGAACTGGAAGCAGACGACCTGCTGGCGATTTGTATTCAGCATGAGATGGATCACCTGGTCGGTAAACTGTTTATCGATTATCTCTCGCCGTTGAAACAGCAGCGTATTCGTCAGAAAGTAGAGAAACTGGATCGTTTGCGTTCTCGCGCATAA
- the tsaC gene encoding L-threonylcarbamoyladenylate synthase type 1 TsaC — MNKNLPSGSIAHAVDVLKNEEVIAYPTEAVFGVGCDPDSETAVSRLLALKQRPVEKGLILIAANYAQLKPYIDDSMLTPAQRETIFSAWPGPVTFVFPAQPTTPRWLTGRFDSLAVRVTDHPLVVELCLAFGKPLVSTSANLTGLPPCRTTEEVLAQFGNDFPVAAGETGGRLNPSEIRDALTGERFRQG; from the coding sequence GTGAATAAAAACCTGCCATCAGGCTCCATTGCGCATGCAGTGGACGTACTGAAAAATGAAGAAGTCATCGCCTATCCAACTGAAGCTGTTTTTGGGGTCGGCTGCGATCCTGACAGCGAGACGGCTGTAAGCCGCCTGCTTGCCTTAAAACAAAGACCCGTCGAGAAAGGGCTGATTTTGATCGCTGCGAATTACGCGCAGCTCAAACCCTATATCGATGACTCCATGCTGACACCAGCGCAGCGCGAGACTATCTTCTCCGCGTGGCCTGGGCCGGTGACCTTCGTCTTCCCGGCGCAGCCGACAACGCCGCGCTGGTTAACCGGACGCTTTGATTCCCTCGCCGTTCGCGTAACTGACCATCCGCTGGTGGTTGAACTGTGCCTGGCATTTGGTAAGCCCCTGGTCTCAACCAGCGCCAACCTGACCGGGCTACCACCTTGTCGGACGACCGAAGAAGTGCTGGCACAGTTCGGGAATGACTTCCCTGTCGCTGCCGGCGAAACGGGAGGGCGCCTGAATCCCTCTGAAATTCGCGACGCTTTGACCGGCGAACGTTTTCGCCAGGGGTAA